Part of the Lagenorhynchus albirostris chromosome 19, mLagAlb1.1, whole genome shotgun sequence genome, GGTACCGAGTGTTAGCCATCATTattgttcatttcattttcattttgaaacgaAACATTTCATTGTGGGCTAATCACTGACCAAGACAGTTGCAGTTCTTACCCTCCTGGAACTCACAGGCCAGGAAAGAGACAGCCCCATGACAGCCCAGAACAATCCAGGGTTATGGGAAGTCAGAGGCAGGCACGTGGGtggaaaagggagggggaaggcatCCTGGAGGAGAGGTCCTGTGAGGTGAAACCTTGAAGCACGAGTAAGTGACCAGGTTAATGGGCAGAGCGTAAGATGAACTGAGGAAATGTtaaaggcagaggaagcagcatgtgcaaaggccgaGGGGTTAACTCTAACAGTTTGAGTGGACAAGGCTGAGGAAGAGACATGGATGCTGGGGACAGAAGAGGGAGCCGGGTCTTACGGGATAGCCTGGAGTCCGGACTATCCCAAGAACTCACCATCCTTCTTGATCTTCTCGTTGAGATTGTTGATATAAATAGTGTGGTTGGGGCGGGTCTCGGGAACTGCCATGGAGTGAGTTGCTGAGGTAGGgctgaaagaattaaaaagtcCCACTCAGCCCTGGGTTTCTGCAAATCCTTCGTCCCAACGCGGGCTGTTTAGGGATCTTCCTTTCAAGAGGAAGTCAggtaaaggagagagaagggaagagggaagaacaGCTCGGAAAACAAAGCAAACGCAGGACACCGCTTCTCTTCCCCGCGTGGTGAGGGAAATCTCGTGAGGTTTACTACGAGTCCCAGGATGCTCTACGCGAGTGTCCTAGGTGGCGATTCCCACTGGCCCACGACCTCAAAGGCGGTCCAGGAGAAAAAGCCCGGATGTAGAGGCAGTTAAGGAGGGAGGGACGACTTTGTAGAGCCCTGGCCTCGAGCAGCAGGAAAAGAATTCCCCAACACGAGGCGCGGGAAGACCCGGGCGCCAAGCCCTCCACCCGCCAGGCGCCCATGGCCGCCTGCGCCCAAGGATACTCACCGAGTCTCACCTCCCGCAAGTGGCTTCTGCTACGTTGCTGAACGCCGACCACAAAACTTCCTCTCCTGGTCCCGCCTTTGTTTTTCTACAAGCCAATCCCTGCGCGGAAACCTGGTAGCTTGGCCAATCAGAATCCTGGGTCAAGATTTTGCCAATCAAAACGACACTTGGGTTCCCGCCTCGGCAGGAAAACTCCGCCCACCGCCTGCAAGCCCTCCTCCTTTTGCGGCACACGGGGCTACGGACCAATCAGTGAAGGCCGCGCCCCCTCTCGTGCTTCTTGCCAATCGGAACGCGGTTCTTGCGGCCGTCTCTTCGGAGGCCTTTCTTCGGAagccccacctctccccagctGCTACGCGTTTTCTGTCACGTGATTGTTAAAGGGGCGGACACGAGTTGCGAGTTTTACCTCCGGGTTTGGGAGCGGTTGTGCGCTGCGGCCGCCATTTTGCTGGAAGGGGGGGCGCGTCTTACTTCCCGACTCCGTATCCTATCCCAGCGGCATCGCGGCTCCCCACGACCTCCGATCTATGAGCCTTCCCCTACCCACAAGACTCTTCCTGTTGCGCTCTGATTTCAGGACTTTCTCCACAACTAGGCTGTTTTCCCTGCCCAGGTGTCCTTTTGACCTCTTGACCTCTGACTCAAAGGTTAGCTCTAAGGTTCCAAACTCGGGTCTGGGATGCGAAGGGGCGATCTATTCTAAATTCCCCAAGTCTTTAGCACTGGGGCCGTAAATCCGACGCTTTTGGTGCCTCGTCCCAGGTCTGCGCTTTCATGTCCTGAAATTGAACGCCAGGTTTCCGAATCTAGCCAGGGATAAGAAGTTAACTCCTACTAAGTGTCACTCCTTGAGCCCTGCATCCCAACTTATACCACAAATCTGGTTGTACATTAAAGGACCCCGTTAACCCTCAGATTCCTTGTGGTTTAAGTCAGCCTCAATCCCAGCTCCCAAGGTTCCAGATTTTAGCCCTGGTATTTTCAGTCCCACTGCTCAGGCCCCAAAATCTGGAACTCAGTTCTAAAACCTTAAAAACCTCCATCCCTGCGACCAGCACCTTTTGGAGGATCCTTCCCTCTCGCATTCTCCATCTTCCAACCCAAGTCACAGACCCCAAAATGATTTCTCCATGCTCTCCTTCTTTAGAGCCACCAATTCCTCCTCCTCAAACCCCTGCATCCCAGGCCCCCATAATTCCacctcctcccctacccccaaaCCTCCCGGAATTAGCTTTTCCACCCTCTCCCTCAAGTCTCCAGACCCCtattcccccaccacccccactgcCGCCTCCACCCCCTACCACCAGGTTTTCTCCCCCTCACGTCTTCGGCTTGGAGAAGAGCCAGCTCCTGAAGGAGGCCTTGGAGAGGGCCGGCCCAGTCCCCAGGAGCGGAGAGGACGTGAAGAGGCTCCTGAAGCTGCGCAAGAACCGGTAGGGTCCCCAtgccccttcccacccacccacccagggtCTCACCCAACCACTTGTCCCCAGATCACTGCTGCCATCTCCTCTTGGGGTTTCCCATTTCCTCAAGGTCAAACAGTCCGACTGCCTCAGCCCCCTTCCTTAGACCCCTTCAGTGGCGGTGTTTCTTCAGCAATGAGGAAAGCTGCCCTCACAAGAGCACGTCgtccagtgggagagacagatcCCTCCCTCCACCAGTGACAGCCCAGAGTGGTCAGAGCCGTGAGGAGGGAGCCCAGAGGGAGTGCCCGACCGAGGCTGGTGGGTCAGTGGGGCCTGCCTGAAGGAGGGGATCCCTGCGTGCTGTGGAGCAAGTTATGCCAGGGCACGTGATGAGGAGAGTAAACAGCTTGTGCCCAGGCCCAGagtgacatgaaaagatgttcttttCAAGGACctgcaaatatttctttattgGGACAGAGGAGGTGGTACATGTGGGGTTTCCCAGGTGGGCAGGAGCAGACCACACAGGGCATGGGGGGGCAGGCGTGTGAAGGAAGGTGGACTGTCCTGAGGGCGCTGGGGAGCTGTGGAATGGATCTGTGCCCttccagggagggagagagactgccTTCGAGGAGTAGAGTGGTGAGATTGGAGTCTTGGGGCCCAGGAGGAAGCTGGAGCACCAGGAGatcaggcaggaggggagggggctagaCTTGGGCCGGGGCTGAAGGGAAGAGAGACAAGTGACCTGCCCAGACTCACCGAAGAAACTTCCAGCTCTCTAGACAAGTTTATAATCTGCACTAAACGCCCCAACCATAGTGAggcaaattttttgttttttgttttggctgtgctgcacagcttgcaggatcttaattccctgaccagagattgaacccgtgccccttgcaatggaagtgcagagtcctaaccactggaccgctggggaattcCCCCATAATGAGGCAAATTTAATGCAAGTAACAACTACCTGTTgtatgccaggtgctgttctaagcgtttttacttattaatttaacCTCAGCAATTCCATGAGAcaggaactgttttttttttaattgaagtataatcgatttacaatgtcatgttagtttcaggtgtacagcacagtgattcagatatatatatatgtaaaaacatacatatatacgtctgtatatattctttttcagattcttttccctcataggttattacaaaatattgactatatagttctctgtgctatacagtagatccttgttgtccAGTAGATCTTATTTTATAGACAGTAGTGTGCACCTGTTAattccagactcctaatttatccctccccctgcaagataggaactattattatcccattttccacatgaggaaactgaggctcatagaggTGAAGTCACTTAGCCATGGTGGGGCATGGCACTGGGGCTCCCTGCTTTGAACCACTGTGCGGATAATCATCTCCTTTCATCAGGAAGTTGCCCCCCTCAACCTTACTCTTTCACTGGCTTTGGGATAGAAATATAAGCACATTGCCCGGCACCTCCTGAGCcctggtgggggagaggggggaggggctgggatcaCCAAAATATTCTGAGTGGCCTCCCCAAGAATGGGGCTGGTGAAGCCTGTGAGGAGTCTATCAAGGTGATCTCTTAGGCCTGGAGCAGTTGTTACCTGGTTTTGCTCAAGGCTGAGTGGAAGGGATTCCCACCTTATCTAACTGCCTGAAAAACAGGTTTGAGAGGGGAAAAACATTCAGAGTTTGggtattgataaaataaaattcatattttatggcaagacaagagaattttaaacatgaaatttttctttgcccactggggcctcctccctcccatttAGCGTGTATTGTGCGTttgcattaaccagacctccttaggGGATAACATTTCTTCTTGATCTCATCAAGGGTCACAACTCCTTAGGAGACGGCTTTCCTTCTTAACTTTGTTAAGGGATTGCAATGACCCATGACCCATAACTTGCTTTGTACTTGTAGATCTGGATTgagtaaactgtcaataatatgtcatttgaCATATAACcaaccctttgtctcaaaaaaacatatataactGTGTTTTGATCTCTCACAGGCGGAACTTATATATAACTGTGTTTTGATTTCTCACAGGCGGAACAGTCCTCAGAGCGTTCTGAGAGActctcccaggttataatcctcaggttggctcgaataaaattttctctttctttcttagattgactatcGATTAATTTTTTCATCCATGGTGTAGAGACACCCCTTCTAATAATTTAATCCCTCTGGCTCCTAgttgcaaagcttttgcacatctgCTCTTTGCCCCTTCAGTAACTGAGAGGAAGAGCAGGGAACAGCAGGCAGAAGGATGATTCCCACtgagcagatgaggaaactgaggctggagaggggagGAGTCTCAACAGGGATGAAGGAAGTCGGACCCAGCCAAGAGCGGCCCTCGGGCCTCAGGACAGCTGAGCCCATGCTCCTCCCCTTCACCATCCCTGACACCCCACTCCCAGCCAGCCCTCGATGGGGGGACCCTAGGAGCTGGTTGCTGCGTGACCTGAATGCGACTGTCATTCAGTTTCAGAAGTGACCTGCAGTGGATCCTCTTCTGTGCTGACCTGCCCTCCCTCATCCAAGAAGGCCCTCAGTACGTGCCCTAATCCGGGACCCCAACCCCTTGGCCGGCCGTGCGTTCTGAGCCTCTGCCCTCACCAGGCTTTGTGAGGATTGACCCAGGAGTGTGGGAAGAGTGGGTTCACGCCAGGCagcctggggagaaggaggaagccgaggaggggagggagagggggaaccTACCAGGTGAGGGTCCTGGGTGCACGCGCAGTAAACAGTTGGAACGAATAAGCAAGTGAACAAACGAACCTGGTCCATTATCTCTGACTCCACCGTGGCACCTGCTCTTCCTAGAAGCCCAGGTGACATCTCTCCCTAccctcccacccacacccccagccctccagccctgGTTCAGGCTTTGGCCAGCCTGTGTCCCAGGAGGGGGAGTCAGGTCTCCCCACTTGGcctgggagaggagaagggaattACCCTAGGGCGGCAAACCTGTTCCCCACACTCCAGTTTCCAGGCGAGAGGGGGCCCAGGAAAGACACGAGTTAGGGGTTGGGGGGCTGGGCCTGTGTCTCCCCAGGTGCGGGCTGGTGGCCTTGTGGATGGCAGGCACTCTCCTGGCACCCCTCAGCGGCACCCCCCTGGAGAGACTGGTGCAGGTGGCCATGGAGAGAGGTTACACGGCCCAGGGGGAGATGTTCTCAGGTAGGTTGGGTGTGGAAGGGATTCAAGCCAGGTGTTCTGCAGGAGGGGACTGGAGAGCTTGGCTAGGACACACCGGGCACATAAGGGGGCTTTGTTCCATTCTTTGGGCCCTTGTCCTCCCACAGTAGAGCAGAGTGTCACAgggtggactctggagccaggccaCCTGGGGTTTccatcccagctctgtcattttCTACTGTGTGGCCATGGACAAGCAGCTGACCCTCTCTGTCCCTCATTTTCTGCATTTGTTCAAAGAGGTGATGGTCAAGGCGAAAGTTATAGGCGTTGATTCCCGAAAGCCTTTGGCATGGTGCCAGGCACACAGCGCTCACTCTTTCTGTGTCTGCTCTGTCCCTGCAGTGACTGACATGGGCAGGCTGGCCCGAGAGGCACTGGGCTGCCAGGCAGAGGTGCTCTACGGCGGCCTGGGTGGTCCCAACAGAGACCATGTCCTGCAGCACCTTGTCGCCGGACATCCCCTGCTTATCCCGTATCCCAGGGCCAGGAAGGGCGCagcagggcaggggtggagaCGGGTGGGTCCCACAGCCACACCACAGCTTTGGCCTTAACCCCAGTGCCAGCTATGACGAGGACTTCAACCACGAGCCGTGTCAGAGGAAGGGCCACAAGGCCCACTGGGCAGTGAGTGCAGGTGGGTCCCCCCTCCCATGCCCTGTGCCCTCACCCTGGATCTCCCCAGCCCCGTCTCCCCTCCTCACATTCTTAGCCTCTCACTGGCACCTCCCCACTACCCAAGGCAGGAACCAGGATTGGGCCATCCCTGTCCCTACAGGGTACTTAGCAGGGACCTGGCCAGCAACAGGGACTTCAGTGTCCGCCAATCAGGGTTTTCCACAAACAGAAACTCAGAGCGCAGACAAGGATCAGACAGTCTGGGCTGCAGACTTGGTCCAGCCACTTCCAGGCTCTGTGACTCTGGGCCTCCATTGCCCTATATCTGGAGATCAAGGCAAAAGTCGCACCCACATCTTAGGCAGAGGACGTAACTCTTTGAATGGTGCCTGGTATGTTACATGTCTCGGTAAGTGTTAGCTACAGTCAGCAGTCTTTGCACCTGCCTGAGAGGCCAGAGTTGCACGTCAGGTGGCCTGGACGGAGGCTCCCTTGTGTGCGTGCCTCTCTGAGCAGTGCTCTTCCGGACAGCTGGTGACAACTAGTTGACGATGTTTGCACTGTTCAGTGCCGCCTCGGCACCTCCCTGTGCTGACAGGCTGTCGGAGGCCGGACTTAAAATGCCTGCAGCTCTAGAGCCCAACACCATGGGTCTAAATCCCGGCCCAGCTGTCTGCCTGCTGGCCCGTGCTGACCTCTCTGTGACAGTGTGGGGATGGAGGTAGCACCTACCCTGGAGGGCTGTGGTGGGACTCGGAGCCCCCGCCCCTCGTCAGGGCTCAGCTCCCACTCacagcctccctctctcctcccaggggTCCTGCTGGGTGTGCAGGGTATGCCCAGCCTCGGCTACGAGGAGGACCCTGAGCTGCCAGGCCTGTTCCACCCAGCACCCGGCACGCCCCGCCAGCCACCATCCCTGCCAGAGGAAGGCTCCCCAGGAGCCGTCTACCTTCTCGCCAAGCAGGGCAAGAGTTGGCACTACCAGCTGTGGGACTACGACCAAGTCCGGGACAGCAACCTGCAGCTGACGGACTTCTCGCCCTCTCGGGCCGCCGATGGCCGGGAGTACGTGGTGCCCGTTGGTGGGGTGCGGGCCGGCCTCTGCGGCCAGGCCCTGCTCCTCCGACCACAGGACTCTGGCCACTAGCCTGCTGCAGCCCCGAGCCAGAGTGACGGGGCGCAGCCACAGCTCAGCTGTGTTACCATTCACAGAGTGCCCCATCTTCTCCTCTGTACGACAGCCTGGGGGCCTGGGCTGGATCTCTGAGGACCTCCAACCAGAGATCTTTCATGCAGGGTCCCCCCCGACTCCATCCAGTCCCAGTCCTGGGCCTCAGCTCCCCCAAGCCCGTCCCCcagtattgagcacctactctgggcTGGGGTTATAGCCAGGAGCCCCACAGACAAGCTCCTTCTCTGCAAGGGAGAGACCGGCAACCGCTCAGACCCCAGGGCTTGTCCACCCCACCTCGGTGTTGCAGCCACCTGTTTCTGGCTGCTGCCCGCCGTCTCTCTGGACCCCTTGCTGCTTCCCAGTGTCTGTCCATGTGGAGCCAGGGAAGCCTTTTAAAACgcaaaccagggacttccctggcttccactgcagggggtacagttcgatccctggtcggggggaACTTGAGACCCTGCATGCCACGCAGCGCAGCGCGGCATACTTCTTGCAGGGCAGGGACTAAACTCACCCCGCCCCAGGTCACCTCCCTTACCCCAGGCTGTTCTTCCTCACGCTTTCTGCCACCAGCCAGGCATAGTGGCCTCTCAGGTGCCTAGGTGtcctgtctcccccaccccccagccctgtgCCACAGACAATTCTGGAACTGCTCTACCCTGGCTCCttgtcacttcctctgggaagacTCCCTCTGGCTGAGCACCTCCTCCACCTGTGTGttctgatttaaaaacaaaagcaaaagcctCTAAGACTAGTTATTTGTGGCAACCCCTTTACCCCCGTTAACTCGTCAAATCCTCCAACCCTGTAAGGAAGGTACTAGATCCTCCCTGTTTGACAGACGGAGAGACTGAGGCCTGAAGAAGCGCAGTCACTGGCCTAAGGTCACATGGCTGGCAAGCGGCAGGGCCGGGATTCAAACCaggcagatgggggaggggggacgggGAACGAGAGAGAGCATTTAACGAATACCTATTGCATCCATTCCGAAAGGGGAGGAACAGATCTGTCTtggtcactgctgtgtcccccaTGCCCAACAAAGGGTTTTATTAGAAACTACAGTGTAGTGTTTCTTACCCACCCCAGCCCTGACACCCTGGGTGGCACTATATCTGGTGCACTGTCCTGGGAGCCCTGGAGGACAGGGCTTGGAGTTGTCTTGGTCactcctgtgtcccctgcacacaGCCAGGCACAAGAGTAGCAACTCGGTGAAGCGGATGAATGAACCCGCCCACTCTGAGCCTGCCTCTACCCCAGACCAATCACTATCCCATCACCCCACCCAGCGCTACTGCTCCAATTACGAGCTTTGAGCCCACAGACCCCAGATGCAAAAGACAAAGGTGACTGTAAATGTGCTGTTTATTGGGGTGTCGTCATGGGAAGGCAGTGAAGCAGTTTTGCCTCCTGTTCCCCAGCGCTGCCCCGTCTTAACAACTACCTCTCatataaataagtataaagaTGGTCAGTAGAAAAGGAGCACACGTCAGCCGGAAGACCACGTTAGAGCTTTGGCTAAGGGAGAGGGGGGGCACCTGTCCTCCCCAAGCCCAGCCTTGTAGGCCAGGAACCCAAAGTTAGGAGCAGGAGGAGGACAGAGGGGCACCACCCACACCTCAGAGTGCTGGGGTCTTTGGTTTGGACCAGGCTGCAAGCCCACCTACCCTGCACCACAGGCCCAAGCGGGGCCTCTTcacagcagaggccagggatgggggCCCTCCCGAGGAAGGCAGCTGGTTCCCAAGCctgcttttcccttttccttctgaatGCCCTTCCTGCCGCCACAGTCCGCTaggagggaggagacagaaaagggTAACGGGCAGAAGGAGGACGTCCCGAGGCTGAGGCCTGAGAAACAAGGTTGTGCTGGTCACAGTGCAGGCATGGGACACAGCTGTGGTTTCAGTCTGCAGGGGGGTCAGCAGAGTTCTCCCAGGAGCAGGGCAGGAGCCCATGGGGCCAAGCGCGGGTAGGACAGGGTGAACTGGGCCCTGCCCAGCGGTGGCAGCTCTCAAGCCAGTCCCAGGGTGCCACACCCTCAAAGCCTCTGTCAGCACTTGGAGGGACCCCAGATGAAGAGACTGGGCTATAACTCTCCCGGGCAGGCCAACCAAGGGCTGCTACATTTGCTCACAAATGAGGTCTGGTTCTCGGGCCTGCGAGGGGCCAGCTCGTAGAGCGAGGGTCTGACGAGGAGGCCGAGGTTACAGTCATCCATGTGGTGACAGGCCTGAGGTCACGCCCGTGCCCTGCAGTACATGCACTGTGTTCTCTCAGGGCGTGTGGTTTAGTTGTGGCCTCTGCAGCCCCTCAGAAGCCTTCCTGGCTGGTCAGGGGACCCAGTCTGGTTCTGACTCACCGCAGGACCCAGCCAGGGCACGCACCTCTCGGGCTCTTAACAACCTCCCCGCCCCCGTGGGTGCGGTGCCACCTGATCGCCAAGGCCCTTTGCATCTTCTGCACTGGTCCTGCGTGGTGTGCAGTGGAACCTTTCCCATCCCTGGGCTTCAGGCCCCCATGCATCTCGGGGCCCCTCCGGCCACACGGGCACCATCCAATAAATAAACGTGATGGTGGGCGAGCAGGTCAGCTATAGGCCAGGCCCTGGAGGAGGTGAATCACGTTGTCCAGGCCCCAGAGGTAGCCATCCTCGCGGTTGCCCTCGGCCCAGGGCAGCCGGTGGCTGAGCGTCTGGTGGTCAGGCAGGGCCACTGTCTTGCCAAAGTCGATCATCCAGACCTTGGCCAGGCCGGTGTGGTCATGCACAAAGAGGAGGGAGCTGCCTACCACctgcagagggagaggcaggaggttAGAGGGAGGGGCAGGCACTGGCCAAGGTCTTGGCCCCACAGACTGCTGGGCAGGGTGGCTGACGGCATGAActttggagccaggctgcctgggttcaaaccctagctctgccacttacggctgtgtggccttgggcaggggaCTTAACTTCTCCTTATCTCTGTGTCCTCATGTACAAAGTGGGAATAACGGAATAAGAGTACCGTTTACCTCAAAGGTTGCTGTGCATATTATATGTGTGAATTAATCCACAGAAAGCTCTTAGAAGAGTTGCCCgtataaacaaatgcaaaacagtgTTAACTGTTATCCTTTTTCAAGCTGGGGTACAAACTCAAATGCCCGCAGGATCCTGAAGCCGTCAGAGGGGCCTGGCGGGGACTGAGGGAGTGGATAATGCCTCCCCGTGGGAAGGGGCAGCAACCATTCAGCCCCAGCGGAT contains:
- the ACTMAP gene encoding actin maturation protease isoform X3; translated protein: MISPCSPSLEPPIPPPQTPASQAPIIPPPPLPPNLPELAFPPSPSSLQTPIPPPPPLPPPPPTTRFSPPHVFGLEKSQLLKEALERAGPVPRSGEDVKRLLKLRKNRFRSDLQWILFCADLPSLIQEGPQCGLVALWMAGTLLAPLSGTPLERLVQVAMERGYTAQGEMFSVTDMGRLAREALGCQAEVLYGGLGGPNRDHVLQHLVAGHPLLIPYDEDFNHEPCQRKGHKAHWAVSAGVLLGVQGMPSLGYEEDPELPGLFHPAPGTPRQPPSLPEEGSPGAVYLLAKQGKSWHYQLWDYDQVRDSNLQLTDFSPSRAADGREYVVPVGGVRAGLCGQALLLRPQDSGH
- the ACTMAP gene encoding actin maturation protease isoform X1, with product MISPCSPSLEPPIPPPQTPASQAPIIPPPPLPPNLPELAFPPSPSSLQTPIPPPPPLPPPPPTTRFSPPHVFGLEKSQLLKEALERAGPVPRSGEDVKRLLKLRKNRFRSDLQWILFCADLPSLIQEGPQCGLVALWMAGTLLAPLSGTPLERLVQVAMERGYTAQGEMFSEVMVKAKVIGVDSRKPLAWCQAHSAHSFCVCSVPAVTDMGRLAREALGCQAEVLYGGLGGPNRDHVLQHLVAGHPLLIPYDEDFNHEPCQRKGHKAHWAVSAGVLLGVQGMPSLGYEEDPELPGLFHPAPGTPRQPPSLPEEGSPGAVYLLAKQGKSWHYQLWDYDQVRDSNLQLTDFSPSRAADGREYVVPVGGVRAGLCGQALLLRPQDSGH
- the ACTMAP gene encoding actin maturation protease isoform X4; translation: MISPCSPSLEPPIPPPQTPASQAPIIPPPPLPPNLPELAFPPSPSSLQTPIPPPPPLPPPPPTTRFSPPHVFGLEKSQLLKEALERAGPVPRSGEDVKRLLKLRKNRFRSDLQWILFCADLPSLIQEGPQCGLVALWMAGTLLAPLSGTPLERLVQVAMERGYTAQGEMFSGVLLGVQGMPSLGYEEDPELPGLFHPAPGTPRQPPSLPEEGSPGAVYLLAKQGKSWHYQLWDYDQVRDSNLQLTDFSPSRAADGREYVVPVGGVRAGLCGQALLLRPQDSGH
- the ACTMAP gene encoding actin maturation protease isoform X2, translated to MISPCSPSLEPPIPPPQTPASQAPIIPPPPLPPNLPELAFPPSPSSLQTPIPPPPPLPPPPPTTRFSPPHVFGLEKSQLLKEALERAGPVPRSGEDVKRLLKLRKNRSDLQWILFCADLPSLIQEGPQCGLVALWMAGTLLAPLSGTPLERLVQVAMERGYTAQGEMFSEVMVKAKVIGVDSRKPLAWCQAHSAHSFCVCSVPAVTDMGRLAREALGCQAEVLYGGLGGPNRDHVLQHLVAGHPLLIPYDEDFNHEPCQRKGHKAHWAVSAGVLLGVQGMPSLGYEEDPELPGLFHPAPGTPRQPPSLPEEGSPGAVYLLAKQGKSWHYQLWDYDQVRDSNLQLTDFSPSRAADGREYVVPVGGVRAGLCGQALLLRPQDSGH
- the ACTMAP gene encoding actin maturation protease isoform X5; translation: MISPCSPSLEPPIPPPQTPASQAPIIPPPPLPPNLPELAFPPSPSSLQTPIPPPPPLPPPPPTTRFSPPHVFGLEKSQLLKEALERAGPVPRSGEDVKRLLKLRKNRFRSDLQWILFCADLPSLIQEGPQCGLVALWMAGTLLAPLSGTPLERLVQVAMERGYTAQGEMFSVPAMTRTSTTSRVRGRATRPTGQ